One stretch of Chitinophaga pendula DNA includes these proteins:
- a CDS encoding MlaE family ABC transporter permease, producing MEFKFFYHFGKYLLMLKGMFSKPENGKMYWKQFMQQCVEIGIGSLGIVFIISLFMGGVTTLQTAYQLISPIIPKSTIAQIVRDTIILEFAPTLTCIVLAGVIGSKIASELGNMRISEQIDALEIMGINTKGYLVLPKIMAALLTIPCLVIIAGFLGIFGGKLAGVVAGIISNEQFLRGLRQEFKAYNVFFALSKSYTFAFIIASVSAYYGYNVQGGALEIGKASTTSVVVSCVLILFADYALSAVLL from the coding sequence ATGGAGTTCAAATTCTTCTATCATTTCGGGAAATACCTCCTGATGCTGAAAGGTATGTTCTCGAAACCCGAGAACGGCAAGATGTACTGGAAACAATTCATGCAGCAATGCGTGGAAATAGGTATAGGCTCACTGGGTATCGTATTTATTATCTCCCTGTTCATGGGAGGCGTAACCACATTACAGACCGCCTACCAGCTGATAAGCCCCATCATTCCCAAAAGCACCATCGCACAGATCGTTAGGGACACTATTATATTGGAATTCGCCCCCACCCTCACTTGTATCGTACTGGCAGGGGTGATCGGCTCCAAAATTGCCTCCGAACTGGGGAATATGCGTATATCCGAACAGATCGATGCCCTGGAGATCATGGGGATCAATACCAAAGGATACCTCGTTCTTCCCAAGATAATGGCAGCACTGCTCACCATTCCCTGCCTGGTCATCATCGCCGGATTCCTGGGTATCTTCGGTGGTAAACTGGCTGGGGTAGTAGCCGGTATCATCTCCAATGAACAGTTCTTGAGAGGTTTAAGGCAGGAATTCAAAGCATATAACGTATTCTTCGCCTTAAGCAAATCATATACTTTTGCTTTCATTATTGCCAGCGTATCCGCCTACTATGGCTACAACGTGCAAGGTGGCGCCCTGGAAATAGGAAAGGCGAGCACCACCTCAGTAGTAGTAAGCTGCGTGCTGATCCTCTTTGCCGACTATGCACTTTCAGCCGTACTGCTCTGA
- a CDS encoding S41 family peptidase, with protein MRNTVILPLALFSLILLISCRKKDDVPYVPTGPVTQQEINGWVLDSMRYFYLWNDQLPGQPDKNQETQVFFNGLKNREDLFSFIYNPSDPQTITYDMLNKYGVDYTIVNWPPTGGVIGVVKLVVPGSYAAAGGLKRGDYFTRINETVLTADNAVRLSDEMLKAEISTLTPAILTNGSFVEQPLVQLQRQRQTASPLYTTKVFNSGAVKVGYLFYNAFNDGYNNYVLAAFEDFKRKGVQELIIDLRYNAGGSLAGAAMMAAMIAPGVKEGSPFVKYTGNSRFPTRTLSFATTLSVPETGDPISFNSLSGGRLNLSRVFILSGRQTVSAAELLINNLKPYTTVIQIGATTWGKDKGAVIISDMRNTKRISWIMHPLTYRLANANGEGGYTQGITPQYKLDELSVLPLAALGDTRDPLLAKALSLIDGNGRVSNENIPAAVRSSIYDSRDKAAVNSIMILPK; from the coding sequence ATGCGAAATACTGTTATCCTCCCTTTAGCCCTTTTCAGCCTGATCTTACTCATCAGTTGCCGTAAAAAAGACGATGTCCCCTATGTACCTACGGGTCCTGTCACACAGCAGGAGATCAACGGTTGGGTATTAGACAGCATGCGTTATTTCTATTTGTGGAATGATCAGTTACCTGGTCAACCGGATAAGAACCAAGAGACGCAGGTATTTTTCAATGGTCTTAAGAACCGGGAGGACCTGTTCTCCTTTATTTACAATCCTTCAGATCCGCAAACGATCACCTATGATATGCTGAACAAGTATGGTGTTGATTACACTATTGTCAACTGGCCACCTACTGGTGGAGTGATCGGTGTGGTGAAGCTGGTGGTACCGGGTTCTTATGCAGCGGCCGGAGGGTTAAAGCGAGGGGATTATTTTACCCGCATTAATGAAACGGTGCTTACCGCTGATAATGCCGTGAGGCTGAGTGATGAGATGTTGAAGGCCGAGATAAGTACGCTGACGCCGGCGATCTTGACGAACGGCAGTTTTGTAGAGCAGCCGCTGGTACAGTTGCAACGGCAGCGACAGACGGCGAGCCCTTTATATACGACTAAGGTGTTTAACAGTGGTGCTGTCAAAGTGGGATATCTATTTTATAATGCGTTTAATGACGGGTATAATAACTATGTGCTGGCGGCTTTTGAGGATTTTAAGCGTAAGGGGGTACAGGAGTTGATCATTGATCTGCGTTATAATGCGGGTGGTAGTCTGGCTGGTGCTGCGATGATGGCTGCGATGATTGCCCCGGGGGTAAAGGAGGGCAGCCCTTTTGTGAAGTACACGGGCAATAGCCGTTTTCCGACGCGGACTTTGAGTTTTGCGACTACGTTATCTGTGCCGGAGACCGGTGACCCTATTTCATTCAATAGTTTGTCCGGAGGGCGGCTTAATCTGTCGCGGGTATTTATCCTGAGCGGGCGGCAGACGGTATCTGCTGCGGAGTTACTGATCAATAACCTGAAACCATATACGACCGTTATACAGATAGGTGCGACTACCTGGGGGAAGGATAAGGGGGCTGTTATCATCAGTGACATGCGGAATACCAAACGTATTTCCTGGATCATGCATCCATTGACCTACCGGTTAGCCAATGCGAATGGGGAGGGAGGGTATACACAAGGTATTACGCCACAGTACAAACTGGATGAGTTGAGTGTGTTGCCGCTAGCTGCTTTAGGAGATACGCGAGACCCGTTGCTGGCCAAAGCGCTGTCGCTTATCGATGGCAATGGGCGGGTGAGTAATGAAAATATACCTGCAGCCGTTCGCTCGTCTATTTATGATTCCCGGGATAAAGCGGCGGTTAACAGTATCATGATATTACCGAAGTAA